Proteins from a genomic interval of Drosophila melanogaster chromosome 2R:
- the CG13231 gene encoding uncharacterized protein, giving the protein MKFTLLLLIASLACILAAPAPAAEEQQEESSVKAKRGISLGLGYHAPLVTHSHYIAAPTLVHHAPIISHAPLIAHAPLIAHHPVSSVSYHLPTYHSIHHF; this is encoded by the exons ATGAAATTCACT ctgctgctgctcatcgCCAGTTTGGCCTGCATCCTGGCCGCACCTGCTCCCGCCgccgaggagcagcaggaggagtCCTCTGTCAAGGCAAAGCGCGGCATATCATTGGGGCTCGGCTACCATGCCCCCTTGGTCACCCACTCGCACTACATAGCTGCACCCACGCTGGTGCATCATGCCCCAATCATATCGCATGCCCCACTCATCGCCCATGCCCCGCTGATTGCCCACCATCCGGTGTCTTCGGTGTCCTATCACCTGCCCACCTACCACTCCATCCACCACTTCTAA
- the CG12391 gene encoding uncharacterized protein, whose amino-acid sequence MEADITPLAETNGEQRQNPQESAQNQEQPQPRQDLAGKSVGSADDGVSGTVGQIMDYLEDDAGATADQDAEMGEAEYLDGEMPQEDESETPQTEKANEGCQESSNKKDLQESAAKDDFSKEKSGEDGEKDTDKEKKATHLHEDNNDDAEKDGDEADAEDEDDVEKPEDEDGTEEGDEAIEEDEDALDEDEDPNEEVEEIEPDFETGTDAEGELITGDEPGDLADVPIRERKKEEPVDEDQCRVCTSKEELVCLFKKQIDATPADMLLVICPNVSILPKDFMPQFICTKCMGSLTIAIQLRKQLETTDQELRKRLSRSKNKVRRPRGYVVIDAPVTDSSEDEDELDDEFKVSDVAGTTSADSDSADSDDSEKEKKKPGPRGRPRKKPLKRGTDSDGEPSSAQKKKYQPSSTASVGPFECPNCDLTFSRKQSYVLHRKTHERIEHACPICGKKFKVEWAYKTHMQRHEQERAHFRCELCPKIFRLRAELKHHMAQRHDEHGFIYECKRCQRTFLTQQRLQRHQAVGCQRHKEDSVRIKEEQSRFKQESRSKDDRHHGNNSSKRRPGEGRDLFKAVAPPTTTYWSDSFSD is encoded by the exons ATGGAAGCCGACATAACGCCCCTGGCGGAAACCAACGGAGAGCAGCGCCAAAATCCCCAGGAAAGTGCTCAAAACCAAGAGCAACCGCAACCGCGGCAGGATTTGGCGGGCAAGTCGGTGGGTTCCGCTGATGATGGCGTCTCCGGAACTGTGGGACAGATTATGGATTACCTCGAG gACGATGCCGGTGCAACTGCCGACCAGGACGCGGAGATGGGCGAGGCAGAGTATCTGGATGGCGAGATGCCGCAGGAGGATGAGAGCGAGACTCCGCAAACGGAGAAAGCCAATGAAGGTTGCCAGGAATCAAGCAATAAGAAGGATTTGCAAGAATCTGCAGCTAAAGATGATTTTTCCAAGGAAAAAAGTGGAGAGGATGGTGAAAAAGACACCGACAAGGAGAAGAAGGCAACTCATTTACATGAAGATAACAACGATGATGCCGAAAAGGATGGCGACGAGGCCGACGCAGAGGATGAAGACGATGTAGAGAAGCCAGAAGATGAGGATGGCACCGAAGAAGGCGACGAGGCCATTGAAGAAGATGAGGACGCTCTCGATGAAGATGAGGATCCCAACGAAGAAGTCGAGGAAATTGAACCAGATTTCGAGACTGGCACCGATGCAGAAGGTGAACTAATCACTGGCGATGAGCCGGGCGATCTGGCCGATGTGCCCATTAGGGAGCGCAAGAAAGAGGAACCCGTGGACGAAGACCAGTGCCGCGTTTGCACCAGCAAGGAAGAGCTAGTCTGCCTGTTTAAGAAGCAAATCGATGCCACGCCCGCGGACATGCTGCTGGTCATCTGTCCTAATGTCTCGATTTTGCCCAAGGACTTTATGCCGCAATTCATATGCACCAAGTGCATGGGCAGCCTTACCATTGCCATACAGCTGAGAAAGCAGCTGGAGACCACGGACCAGGAGCTGCGCAAGCGTTTGTCCCGAAGCAAGAATAAAGTGCGAAGACCCCGCGGCTATGTGGTCATAGACGCACCTGTCACCGATTCCagtgaggatgaggatgagctCGATGATGAGTTCAAGGTATCCGATGTAGCCGGAACCACGAGTGCCGACAGCGATTCTGCCGATTCGGATGACAGTGAGAAGGAGAAAAAGAAGCCCGGACCACGTGGGCGTCCTCGAAAAAAGCCACTCAAGAGAGGCACGGACAGCGATGGGGAGCCTTCCAGCGCCCAAAAGAAGAAATACCAGCCCTCTTCGACGGCTTCAGTGGGCCCATTCGAGTGTCCCAACTGCGACTTGACGTTCTCGCGCAAACAATCCTATGTGCTGCATCGTAAGACTCACGAGAGAATAGAGCATGCCTGTCCCATCTGCGGCAAGAAGTTCAAGGTGGAGTGGGCCTATAAAACGCACATGCAACGGCACGAGCAGGAGCGCGCCCATTTCCGCTGCGAGCTGTGCCCCAAGATATTCCGACTGCGCGCGGAACTGAAGCACCATATGGCCCAGCGACACGACGAGCATGGCTTCATTTACGAGTGCAAGCGCTGCCAGCGGACGTTCCTCACCCAGCAGCGACTGCAGCGTCACCAGGCCGTCGGTTGTCAGCGGCACAAGGAGGATAGCGTTCGCATCAAGGAGGAGCAGTCGCGGTTCAAGCAGGAGTCGCGCAGCAAGGACGACCGCCATcatggcaacaacagcagcaaacgCCGTCCCGGCGAAGGACGGGATCTTTTCAAGGCTGTGGCCCCACCAACAACCACCTATTGGAGCGATAGCTTCTCGGACTAA
- the CG13230 gene encoding uncharacterized protein, whose amino-acid sequence MSRILVAAIAFVTICLVLVSAAPAPAPPTQILDARTAIQKIIDAYNRIPGPSVVHPWEVATLIDPNTFVAQF is encoded by the exons ATGTCGAGAATCCTTGTCGCCGCCATCGCCTTCGTTACCATCTGTCTGGTCCTTGTCAGCGCCGCCCCCGCTCCCGCCCCGCCCACACAGATCCTGGATGCCCGGACGGCCATCCAGAAGATAATCG ACGCTTACAATCGGATTCCGGGTCCTTCAGTTGTTCACCCCTGGGAGGTGGCCACTTTGATTGACCCGAACACCTTTGTGGCCCAATTCTGA